The stretch of DNA AGCCTTCGTGTTGCAGCGCGTTGCGTAAGCGTCTCACAGCACCCGAGTGCTTGATAAAGACAGTGGAGGAGTTTAGAGCGCAAGTTAAATTTACTGGAAAAACCTACTCCGAGCAGTATTGCTAGAAAACAACAGAAAATCagaaatgtttttctgttgcTTTGTTTATCCAGTTGTGTTCACGCAGAGATAGCACGTTTTGATACTTAGGAAGACCTCCATTCAATTTAGACAGAACACAAAGTAGTTTACAGTACACTAGTTTACAGTTTTACTTTGAACCTCTGGAGATACATTGTCACGGCAGTTAGtagacaaacatgtagacaAAGCATGTTGACAAAGCCAACCTTTAGCAAAGAGAGACATAGCAATAACGTCAACTGCAGCTAAAAATAAATACGTCAGATGGTTTTGTACATAATgagcctctaacacacacacacacacacacacacacacacacacacacacacacacacacacacacacacacacacacacacacacacacacacacacacacacacacacacacacacacacacacagacagtcctgCATCTGTTAGCAGATCATCTGCACACCAAAGAAGCCTGGCAGGGTAACAAACGTGTTCTAGCCTCATGTGAATGTAAACACAGATTTGCGTTTCATTCTTCTGGGTCACCCAATCTCACTCCACGCCGGACCCTTGGAGATAAGGCCCCCTGCATCGACCAGCCACACCTCATGTGCTAACACTCAATTGGTAAAATATTTACAACTGCTGATAACCTCCTCGGCCCAATAGCAAGAGACAAGGGTCAGGGGGTGGCTATGAGATAATCCAATGTCTAACTAACCAACTTTATAAATGAAAGATGAGAAACCCATAAAAAAGCTAGGTAAACTACTGCATTTTCATTACAATACAGGAAATTAATGTGTATCAATGTAGGACTGTGTCCTAAATAGGCAAAGAGTATATTTCAATAGATCCTCATCTTAATCACAGGCAATGTGACAGCAACTCATACAATAGATGGGAAGAAAAGATAAAAGGCTTCCAACTACTGTATGATATTGAGACTGTATCACCCTCTCATCCCAGGATAAGTATCTACTTGTAGGGACTATTACAGAGTATAATGTTTATATTCTTATGTATGTGCTCTGGTTTATAGAGCAGGATAAGCTCACAGTGTGAGCCAAGCGAGTGAGCCAACACATGTGGTTTAGCATATTTTAAACGCCCTCTTTGTGGTCCACACTTGAGGTCTCTTTACAATTATGGAGTATTACAGTAGGTGGCCCAGCCACCTAAACCCGCCTAAAACCACTTTCACTCTTTGAGAGACTGTCATAGTAGGGATGTTTTAAATTTAACATCCAAGAACGTATTCATGGATGGCATATGTACCATTAAAACAGAGACCGTAAGAAAAACACCTGAAGTGTTGTTGACACAAAGACCAGACCTGTCTGGCACGTGGAGCTGTTATTTGGGCGGGCCCTTTCACCTGGATATCGAATGTCCACCGCAAGTCCTCtctttgcatgtgtatgtgtctgtgtgggtgtggtgcatgtgtgtgtgtgtgtgtgtgtgttacatgtgtACATTCTTACATTACAGTCTTCTATTCCAGTAAATGAGGTCACCACGGTGAGTTCAGTAGTGTCGGGTAAACATTACTCAACAGGGATGACCACACTTCAGTAGCTATCAAAAAGACCACGGACCATgttaccgccccccccccatcacacacacacacacacacacacacacacacacacacacacacacacacacacacacacacaaacacacacactcaaaagtcCACTATCCCCCCAAATCCCACCCAACTAATGCCCAGTCTACAGTAGTGTCACCGCTTCCCGTGTCCTCACCATCTGCAGCTGCTCCTGGTTGAAATTGTCGCCGATCTCGCGCAGCTTGCGTCCGATCTGCACCTCCACGCTCATGCGGGCCTCCTCCTGCtcgttgtcctcctcctcctcctcctcctcgcccgcCCTCAGCGGCCTCTGGGCTAATCTGgggccgtcctcctcctccagctcctggccctccaccaccacctgccGCTCCTCCACCTCGCCTCCCTCCGGACGCGGAGCCTCCCGCTCGTCCTCCAGGACCCCGAGGCCCCGCGCGGGCTCGAAGAGCGCGGGGAAATGCCAGCGAAGTCCGGCGTTGCCTTGGAGaggaacaaacatacacacacacacaagttagtaTAAGATAGCCTCTCATTATGCTGGACAATTCATGTGGCCATGAAAACAAAAGCTTTCACGAGGCCTCAATGATGAATACTAGTGGTATTATTAACTCTTTCCGAGTGGTTACTCCTTTAGTGTTGGTCTTAACAAAGTAACAAGTTAGTGTTTTGGGGTCATTTGGTGATAATGGCCACGCGTTAAACTTTCTCTGGATGCTTTTGTATACCCGTGAAGTCATACGGGATTTTCTCGGCCCTGCTCTGGCTACTGGTAATCCAATTGTGCAGGAGAATTCCCTTGGCCTCCAGACATGTCTCatgacaacaataacaataacgtCATAAATCTGACAGTGAAGCGTGCCTCTCTAAGGGTAATGACAATAAACAGGGCAATCGCGTTCAGGTTATATCACCCATCCAGACGAAACTGGATCAGCCAGTTAACCCTTCAGGTAGACCAGCTCTCTatgtgagcttttttttttaaatcaccaGTAGATGAATGTCCACTATTTGAATGTCAAATTCCGGGAAGGCCTTGTAGGAAATGTATATGTTGTTCACGCATTATGGCACAGCAATCCATTCTGTTATAACACCAAAATGCACAAGTGCAGAAGCGTACCACGGAAGAAGGGCCTGGACTCTTGTGCTAATCGGCAGGGCAGCATGCCGCTGCCTCTCCCAGGGACGACGGCAgagctgtttgtctgtgtagcCCGGTCCTCGAATTTGACGTCCATGAATGGGGTCCCCCAGCAACGCGAGATGGGTCGAaacatgtcctcctcttcaTCGTCCATCAGCAACCTCAGCGGTAATCCCCCTGGAAGGATCAGTATGAGtattagtgtgtgcgtgtgtgtgtgtgtgtgtgttcatgttccgTGGCTTCGAAGCTGTAGGCATTCCACTGAGACATccaaatagtggaatggaggatGGATAATGgaagacataggctactgtatcctATGGCTTATTCCAAATCCCTAATGCAAAGGCATCCTAATGAAGATTTGATGCAAAACGGTCTGAGGTGAATATTCCCTTTGTTTATCTGCCGTTATGCACCAAAGGACGCACCTGACCGGCTTGCCATTACCTCACTCAAAAGGATTGCATTGTTGGGCATCCTGGCTGAGGCTTAAACAACAAAGCGTGTAAACAAACACCTCATAAAGGTCAGATGATGTTATCTCTCATATCACCGCTGCAAATGATGGAGAATGGGACTATCATCATGCCGTTACCAAAAAGGAAAAACTTTTGACCAACCCTACGTATTTGTTTATAATTGTGACCGAAACGGAAAATACAAATTACCTTCACACACAATCCTCTTAGACACAATTTAACTGTTTCATTCACTGGGGGGGTGTAACTCTGCTAGGTCCTAGGTAGCTCCACACGCACAGAGATGGGGTGTGTGACACTAGAGAGGAGAAATATAAGGCTGAAACACGAACGGCATGATGCTTGTCGTTGGAGATAAAGTCAAGGCTGCAGTGCAGTCACTGTGGAGTGCTTGCTACAAAGAGACGGATTTGACAGTTCCTCTTGCTGAGATGGCAAACTGCGAGTGGCAGCAAAAAGATCTGTCTCTAAAGCACTTTCCCCCTGCAAagaccctccccctcctctctctctcctctctctggagAAGTCAGGTTTCAACCAGCCCTCATGACTGATAAATGTctatacaaacacactgaagtATGGAAATTATTAATTAACCCAACATTTTGGGATCTTGAAGTGGGCACTGCACAATTAAATATAGAGAATAATCAAATAAATGTACTATACTAAGGCACAATGACTCCTCACACTGCCAaatcaaccaaccaacaaaTGCATGCTTTACTAAAAGAACCATGCAAGTAGAAtagtacaataataataataacaataataatgataataataaaggtATTCTGTATGATTCACATATTCTTAACAGCACAGACAATTACAAAGCTCAAAGTGTGCATAGAAGATAAAATTGGACTCTGCATTGCTTATCTCCTCATAATAACACAAGATACTAGTATGTGTTATTATTTTAGGATAGCACTGTGTTTTGTAACCAGAAAAAAATCAATTAGGCCAATAGAGAGAGCAAATGAACGGGTCATTTTTAACTTCTGCTTGAGGGCACCAATTATTATATCAAAGTAGGGACAAATGCCCCAAAACCCATTACCCTGCAGGTGGGGATTTTTCTGCACTTGACAGGGGATTGGTGAAACTGCATCTGCCCAGCGACAACTTAGAGCTCCCCCTACCGAATGTTGTGTGCAGTGGCATTCTAAACTCGACTCTGGGCACGCCTTTGAGTTCAGCGGCGGACTTGGAACATGTCTCGACAATGCCCCATCACCCAGCTGAGACAAGAGCTATTCCGCATTAAAAACCACTGCAAACTTAACTTTCAACAAGTCGTTCAGTAAACATCGTCAACATAAACTGAACAACGCAAATTAATGCGCACTGCCTAATGTAGCGTGTATTCATCTCTAGACCATAAATGCACCATTTGATTCATAAATGCATCGTTTGACCAATTTCAAAACAGCTTCAACTGACCATCACATTCGTTTGAAACCATTTCAAGCTGTCTGagataaacacattttcaggGGATCTCTCCAAAAAGTTTAGATGTTAGTCTCAAAATAGTCACAGCGGAACGTCTGGACACCATCGACGCTCCTCTAAATTAGCCTACTTTTTATGACAGCTAAAACAGATGCAAAGCTACAAGTACCAATACTTTAGCCCATCGCGGCTGCAACATTAAGCGTTCCGAACAACCACACCGTAGCACCTTGTTTGACATGTTTTGACATGCCTGTCAATGGGGTTTCACGATAAGTGATAGCCTTCCCCAGGGTGCCGTCCGTCCGTCCGATCTCAGAAACGGGCACTCTTAAACTGTAAAACAGAAAAGTAGTCTGTCTGTTTGCCAACAATCAAAAGAGGGGTGCAGCGGTCCAGCCTTGCAGAGCGAGCAACAAGCTATTTATCACAAAAGATTGATCAAGCTGCTGGAGCAAATGTCCCCGACAACCCGTTACGTTAACGCCAGCCTAAACGTCAGGCTACTGCAAAAGAAGCGCAAAAACAATAGCAGTTAGGTAGGCTAGATGCTACTCCTACCTACACTAACAAACAAAAAGCCAGCAAGCCACCATAAAAGCATGAGACACTTTATAGTTCTCGACTGACATGCGAAGAGATGCCTATAATTTTCATCTAGGACAGTGGGTCAATCGTACGTATAgccacattttctgaaaataacagcaacaacaacaacaaagcacTCACCGCCAGTTGACAACTCGTCCTCCGTTATTGGGGGTATTTTGAACCTTTAGATGATTTGTATCCTGAAGCGAAAAGATATAGCCAGCTCTAGGCGCCGATCGCATACCACTCACTCCGATGTTGCCAAACTGTTGTGGGGGGCCAGTGTTTCGCTCTCACAATCGAGCTTCGTAAAGACCCGCCCCGTCTCAAACGTCATTGTAGTATGGTAACAGTAACACGCGGCAAGCTGTCCAGCATTTGGAGGCATTCAGCACAGTAGAcaggcatggtaggctacctgaGCCCACATAAAGTATTTTTTGGAGTGGTGGGTTGAATGATCAATATAACTGATTGGTGCAACAGCCTACTAGAAAGACACCAGAAATGTCCCATTTGCAGGCGCGCGGGTCAGTTTTTGTATTGCATTTCTAAAGCAAATTCCCAGACAAGCCTAATCTAACCTGTTGATGGGGGCTGAATTTATCTAGGACTTATTATCAGCATTATTACTGACTTCCCCATAGGCGAACAGTATTTTGTGGCCATTGACACCTATTGAAAATTAGTTCTCAAACAAGAATGTGTGTTGCCCTTTAAGgatccgcctctctctctttactcggGAACTGGTGAGGCACGGCATAGCCAATAGGATGGTTTGTTATGATCCCGCCTTCTGTTTCGTGTATTTTGACACGTGGAGGAAAGTGAAAAACGTTTTCAGAGGTAAACATGTGATTAGAGCCCGACCGATATGGGATTTTGAGGACCGATACCGATATCGATATTTGAGAGTTTCAATAGCCGATAACCGATATATCGGCCGATAATCATTTTTAACCAACATAATTTAAAAACTTTCTCCTATAAAATGTTGTTCAAGGTGGGCGCTATCTGTTTAAATAGGCCTAACCATCTGGTTTCCTAATAAAACATTcttatacagtttttttttttaattattaaatAAGTGTGGTCTTTTCACCTTTGATAACCACCATTgcacaaaatattattttaactTTACCTTTAACCTTTGTAAACCATGCTTGGTGTAAGCACCTTtgttgaaatgaaaaaaaattgaaGACTAACAAAGGAGTGAGTGTTTGGGAATTAAGGTTAGCTCTGAAGACTTGTTTCATATGctcacatttattttgtgtgctgtCTTCGTGAGCTTAATGTAACAGTTTACACTGACTGACAGCACTGACAGGACCACCATGGACAGTCTGAGCGATCTTTGTGAACAAGTCAACAGCAGCTTAATAGTTTTAGCAAACAGAGGTGTTTTTAAGGATGCATCATACTACTTCCACCGGctaaagatccttcattactccgctttaactcTCTCTGGCTAAATGTTGGCGCTGCTAATTTAGCTCCCCTTATGATCAGAAAATTAACGGGATGACGGTCGGGAAGAGACAATTACAGTGCTGCTATCAATATCCTCAGTATAACCACTTATGTTTTACAAATAGGCCCTACAGCAACATTCAAATTAGCCTCCATCACACAACCACCAATGCTAACGTTCAATTTGTTTTAGCTttggacttaacattgtgaccaGTGGCTCTAAGATTAACGTTAGCCTACAGCAGTAAAAATCAAGCATGTCCGATAAACATTCTTGCATTTATTTAGGCTTTTAGAAGAAATGAGAATTACATTTCACGTGAAAATCATCCtaccatgaacacacaaaccacttcaGAGAACTATGACACGCAACGCAAACTGCAATTTGTTGCCATTGTTTAGGAAGTAGAACTAGTCAAGCAGAGTGCGTGTCTTGCAGTAAGAAGATGCGCCCCCTGGTGGAATACCACGTAATTACAACACTAGAAATGTGAATGGAGGATAAATATTCGGGTTTcctttatttaattaaaaaatatttatcggCCGTTATAAAATAT from Sardina pilchardus chromosome 12, fSarPil1.1, whole genome shotgun sequence encodes:
- the bmf2 gene encoding BCL2 modifying factor 2, which produces MDDEEEDMFRPISRCWGTPFMDVKFEDRATQTNSSAVVPGRGSGMLPCRLAQESRPFFRGNAGLRWHFPALFEPARGLGVLEDEREAPRPEGGEVEERQVVVEGQELEEEDGPRLAQRPLRAGEEEEEEEDNEQEEARMSVEVQIGRKLREIGDNFNQEQLQMLARHQRDHLPLWWRVGAAVFGYLLQRVDVAPAARHGNPR